GACGTGGCCGGGGCCAGCAGCACCAACGGCGCCGCCGTGCAGCTCTACGACTGCAACGGGACCACCGCGCAGCGCTGGTCCAACCCGGGCGACGGCACCCTGCGCGCGCTCGGCAAGTGCCTGGACGTGGTGGACCGCAGCACGGCCGACGGGGCCGCGGTCCAGCTCTGGGACTGCTCGGGCAGCGCCAACCAGCAGTGGGTGGTCACCTCCGCCCACGACATCGTCAACCCCGCCGCGAACAAGTGCCTGGACGTGCGCGACAACACCAGCGCCAACGCCACCCGCCTCCAGATCTGGACCTGTACGGGTGGCTCCAACCAGAAGTGGAACGCGCCCGCGGGCAGCGGTGGCGGCGGCACGCCGTCCGGGTTCGTGGTCTCCGAGTCGCAGTTCAACCAGATGTTCCCGGGCCGGAACGGCTTCTACACGTACAGCGGCCTCGTGGCGGCGCTGAGCTCCTATCCGGGCTTCGCGAAGACGGGCAGCGACACGGTCAGGAAGCAGGAGGCGGCGGCCTTCCTCGCCAACGTCAGCCATGAGACGGGCGGGCTGGTGTACGTGGTCGAGCAGAACACGGCCAACTACCCGCACTACTGCGACGCGAGCCAGTCCTACGGCTGCCCCGCCGGCCAGGCCGCCTACTACGGACGCGGCCCCATCCAGCTCAGCTGGAACTTCAACTACAAGGCCGCCGGCGACGCGCTCGGCATCGACCTCCTCCACAACCCGTGGCTGGTGGAGAACGACGCGGCCGTGGCCTGGCGCACCGGCCTCTGGTACTGGAACACGCAGTCCGGCCCCGGCTCCATGACCCCGCACAACGCCATGATCAACCAGGCCGGCTTCGGCCAGACGATCCGCAGCATCAACGGCTCCCTGGAGTGCGACGGCAGGAACCCCGCACAGGTGCAGAGCCGGGTGGACAGGTACCAGCAGTTCACGTCCATCCTCGGGGTCAGCCCCGGAGCGAACCTGTACTGCTGACCGGCCCCGCACCACTCGCCGTGCGCGCGGCCCGGCCGATTGCCGCCGCGCGCACGGCGCCCCACTCGATGCCGGGCCACGCGCGACGGCTCCCGGCCCTCTCAGTACCCCTCCTCCTTGTCCACCACGTTCACCAGCGGCTCCCCCCGCGCGAACCGTCGCAGGTTCTCCAGCAGGATCGCGTCTCCGCGCCGGGCCGTGGCCTCGGTCGTGGCGCCGTTGTGCGGGGTGACGATGACGTTGGGGAGGGTCCACAGCGGGCTGTCGGCGGGCAGGGGTTCGGTCGCGTGGGCGTCCAGGCCCGCGCCCGCGAGGCGTTCCTCGCGCAGGGCCGTCACGAGCGCGTCCTCGTCGATGATTCCGCCGCGGGAGATGCAGATGACGAATGCCGTGGGCTTCATCAGCCGGAGCGCCGCGGCGTCGATCAGCCCGGCGGTCGCCGGGGTGCGGGGTGCGGTGACGACCAGGAAGTCCGCGGCGGCCAGTACCCGCGGCAGCCCCTCGGGCCCGTACACCTCGTCCACCGCCGGTGTGGGCAGCCCGGCCCTGCGCCGTACCCCGACCACCCGCATGTGGCAGGCCTTGGCCTTGGCCGCGAGGTCCACGCCGCTGTGCCCGAGGCCCACGATGCCCAGGGTGTGCCCGGCCAGCTCGCCGTGCACCCGGCGCTCCCAGCGGTGCTCGGCCTGGGCCCGCGCCCACCGGGGCGCGTCGCGGCTGAGCATCAGCATGAGCATCAGGGCGTGCTCGGCGAGCGGGATCGCGCCGTTGCCCACGGACGACGTGAGTTGGATGCCGGAGGCGGACAGCTCCGGGGAGAGGTAGCCGTCGACGCCGGCGGCGGCGCTGTGGATCCAGCGCAGGCGGCGCGCGGTCGGCAGTCTCTCCGGCGGGACCGGGCCCACGACGGCGTCCGCCGCGGTGAGCAGGGCGTCGTCCGGTTCCGGTGCGAAGACGACTCGGGCGGGGGAGGCTGCCGCCTCCATGTGCCGGAGTTCTTCGGGGCGCCGGGGGCCGAGCACCACGATGAGGGGGATGCCCCCTCGGGCCGGTGGTCCGCTTTCCCTTTCGTCGTGGCCGCTCGCGCAGTTCCCCGCGCCCCTGTCGGGGCCCTGCCCCCTCGGGTTCGTGGGCTGCTTTCCCTTTCGTCGTGGCTGGTCGCGCAGTTCCCCGCGCCCCTTATGGGGCGCTGACGCGCCCGTCATTTCAACCCCGTCGTCGCAATGCCGCGGACCAGGTGCCGCTGCGCCAGTGCGAAGAAGACGAGGATCGGCAGGAGCGAGATCAGCGACATCGCGAACAGCATGCCGATGCCGCTCTGGTTCTCCGCGGACACCATCGAGTTCAGCGCCACGGGCACCGTGAACGCGCCGGTGCGGGTCAGGTAGATCAGGGGGACGAAGAAGTCGTTCCAGGTCCAGATGAACGTGAAGATGGTGGTGGTCACCAGCGCGGGCCGCATCAGCGGGAGGATCACGCTCCAGAACGTGCGGAACGGTCCCGCGCCGTCGATCCACGCCGCCCGGTCCAGATCGCGCGGAACGGTCCGGATGAACTGCACCATCAGGAAGACGAAGAACGCGTCGGTGCCCAGGAACTTCGGGAGCAGCAGCGGCACGTACGTGTTCACCAGGTGCAGCTTCGAGAAGACGATGTACTGCGGAATGATCAGCGCGTGGATCGGCAGCATCACCGCGCCCAGCGTGATGGCGAGGTACACCTTCCGCATCCGGAACTCCATGCGGGCCAGCGCGTAGGCGGTCAGCGAGCAGGAGAAGAGGTTCCCGACGATCGCCCCGACGGAGACGATCAGGGAGTTGATGAAGAAGATGGAGAACGGCTGGTTGAGGATGTTCCAGCCCTCGACGAAGTTCCGGAACGTGAACTGCTTCGGGATCAGGCCCGGTTCCGTGAGCACCAGGTGCCCGGGCTTGAACGCGCTGACCAGCATCCACAGCAGTGGATAGAGCATCAGCAGGACGAACACGATGAGCGCGGCGTGGGTGAAGGCGGAGCGCATCCGGGAGCTGGTCGGCACCCGTCCGTGGTGCGTCTGCGGCGACTTGGCCGTCGCCGGCGTCTGAATCGCCTCCGTGGCGGACCCGGTAGTCATACGTCACTCGTCTCCGTAGAAGACCCAGTACTTCGACAGCAGGAAGTGGACGGCGGTGATGACCGCGATCACCACCATCAGCACCCACGCGAGCGCCGAGGCGTATCCCATGTCGAAGTTCACGAAGCCCTGCTTG
The nucleotide sequence above comes from Streptomyces sp. TS71-3. Encoded proteins:
- a CDS encoding chitinase — protein: MAAVRLAVCAALAAVFAALFVAVPAQAADGQITGLAGKCVDVAGASSTNGAAVQLYDCNGTTAQRWSNPGDGTLRALGKCLDVVDRSTADGAAVQLWDCSGSANQQWVVTSAHDIVNPAANKCLDVRDNTSANATRLQIWTCTGGSNQKWNAPAGSGGGGTPSGFVVSESQFNQMFPGRNGFYTYSGLVAALSSYPGFAKTGSDTVRKQEAAAFLANVSHETGGLVYVVEQNTANYPHYCDASQSYGCPAGQAAYYGRGPIQLSWNFNYKAAGDALGIDLLHNPWLVENDAAVAWRTGLWYWNTQSGPGSMTPHNAMINQAGFGQTIRSINGSLECDGRNPAQVQSRVDRYQQFTSILGVSPGANLYC
- a CDS encoding D-2-hydroxyacid dehydrogenase; protein product: MEAAASPARVVFAPEPDDALLTAADAVVGPVPPERLPTARRLRWIHSAAAGVDGYLSPELSASGIQLTSSVGNGAIPLAEHALMLMLMLSRDAPRWARAQAEHRWERRVHGELAGHTLGIVGLGHSGVDLAAKAKACHMRVVGVRRRAGLPTPAVDEVYGPEGLPRVLAAADFLVVTAPRTPATAGLIDAAALRLMKPTAFVICISRGGIIDEDALVTALREERLAGAGLDAHATEPLPADSPLWTLPNVIVTPHNGATTEATARRGDAILLENLRRFARGEPLVNVVDKEEGY
- a CDS encoding carbohydrate ABC transporter permease; protein product: MTTGSATEAIQTPATAKSPQTHHGRVPTSSRMRSAFTHAALIVFVLLMLYPLLWMLVSAFKPGHLVLTEPGLIPKQFTFRNFVEGWNILNQPFSIFFINSLIVSVGAIVGNLFSCSLTAYALARMEFRMRKVYLAITLGAVMLPIHALIIPQYIVFSKLHLVNTYVPLLLPKFLGTDAFFVFLMVQFIRTVPRDLDRAAWIDGAGPFRTFWSVILPLMRPALVTTTIFTFIWTWNDFFVPLIYLTRTGAFTVPVALNSMVSAENQSGIGMLFAMSLISLLPILVFFALAQRHLVRGIATTGLK